A region from the Cryptococcus gattii WM276 chromosome H, complete sequence genome encodes:
- a CDS encoding peroxisomal protein, putative (Similar to TIGR gene model, INSD accession AAW45535.1) produces MILHDSPPNFLIKRQTRHHHQHPANHDLLSVVKGARNGFVYGVKIRFPHALVMTFLFSHKPWPAKIKGILAATRTHALNLCKFVTIYKLLLILQKKLNGGKERDLDTFVAGGLGGWWVFGERTPINEQIVLYVLSRSLLSLLPRLYSTASPPKTPIEPLAHPLPPLTSPQANPKPIPPAQLPFAILSALSWASVMYMFRHRGERIQPGMANSMRYLYRDSETWRDLKTLLWHNK; encoded by the exons ATGATCCTTCACGATTCTCCACCAAATTTCCTTATTAAACGACAAACTCGACATCACCACCAGCA CCCTGCAAACCATGATCTGTTATCTGTTGTTAAAGGTGCTAGAAACGGCTTCGTATATGGTGTCAAGATTC GCTTCCCGCACGCGCTGGTTATGACATTCCTATTTTCTCATAAACC ATGGCCAGCGAAGATCAAAGGTATCTTGGCAGCGACCCGCACACATGCCTTAAATCTCTGCAAGTTTGTAACAATCTACAAGTTACTCCTCATCTTACAGAAGAAACTCAACGGCGGCAAAGAAAGAGATTTGGATACTTTTGTTGCTGGCGGACTGGGGGGATGGTGGGTATTTGGGGAGAGAACACCG ATCAACGAGCAAATTGTCCTCTATGTTCTATCTCGTTCtctcctttctctccttcctcgACTTTACAGTACTGCGTCACCGCCTAAAACACCTATTGAACCCCTTGCTCACCCTCTTCCACCACTCACTTCTCCCCAGGCGAACCCAAAGCCCATCCCACCGGCCCAGTTACCGTTTGCTATTCTCTCAGCCTTGAGTTGGGCGTCGGTGATGTACATGTTCAGACATAGGGGAGAAAGGATCCAGCCAGGGATGGCTAATAGCATGC GATATTTGTATCGTGATTCGGAAACGTGGCGAGATCTGAAGACCTTGCTTTGGCATAATAAGTAG